In Prunus dulcis chromosome 2, ALMONDv2, whole genome shotgun sequence, a single genomic region encodes these proteins:
- the LOC117617146 gene encoding phosphoinositide phospholipase C 2-like isoform X3, protein MSKQTYSVCFCFRRRFKLAISEAPPEIKALFDQYSENGAMTVDHLHRFLTEVQKEEKATKEEAQATIDHCLRELKHLNIFHRKVLNLEAFFKYLFGDLNPPLSPSIGVHHDMSAPLSHYFIYTGHNSYLTGNQLSSDCSDVPIIQALHRGVRVIELDIWPNSTKDDVDVLHGGTLTAPVQLIKCLKSIKEHAFVASEYPVVITLEDHLTPDLQAKVAQLVTQTFGDILFSPGSECLKEFPSPESLKKRIIISTKPPQEYLEAKDAVKSENDPKSGKTQVDEEAWGQEVPDLKGAIVADDKDELDDNDSNGEEDNDKSPQHVAPEYKRLIAIHAGKPKGGLVECLKVDPDKVRRLSLSEQQLEKASEVYAKEIVRFTQRNILRVYPKGIRVDSSNYNPMIGWSHGAQMVAFNMQGYGRSLWVMQGMFRANGGCGYVKKPDFLLKTGPHNEVFDPKYKLPVKTTLKVKVYMGEGWYYDFKHTHFDAYSPPDFYARVGIAGVAADSVMKKTKTLEDDWIPAWDEEFEFPLTVPELAVLRIEVHEYDMSEKDDFGGQTCLPVSELRKGIRAVPLHSRKGEKYKSVKLLMHFEFV, encoded by the exons ATGTCCAAACAGACCTATAGTGTGTGTTTCTGCTTCCGGCGACGGTTCAAGCTCGCCATATCGGAAGCACCACCGGAGATCAAGGCCTTATTCGATCAGTACTCGGAGAATGGCGCCATGACCGTCGATCACCTCCATAGGTTCTTGACCGAAGTccagaaagaagagaaggccACCAAGGAGGAAGCTCAGGCTACCATTGACCATTGCCTCCGCGAGCTCAAGCACCTCAACATCTTCCACCGCAAGGTTCTCAATCTCGAAGCCTTCTTCAAGTACCTCTTCGGCGACCTCAACCCCCCTCTCTCGCCCTCCATTGGG GTTCATCATGATATGAGCGCGCCTCTGTCGCATTATTTCATATACACAGGGCACAATTCATATCTGACTGGGAACCAGCTGAGCAGTGACTGCAGTGATGTTCCTATCATACAAGCGCTTCATAGAGGAGTGAGGGTGATTGAGTTGGATATTTGGCCTAATTCCACAAAGGATGATGTGGATGTACTTCATGGAGG GACATTGACTGCACCAGTGCAACTTATCAAGTGTTTGAAGTCTATTAAGGAACATGCCTTTGTTGCATCTGAATACCCTGTTGTAATAACTTTAGAAGACCATCTTACCCCTGATCTTCAAGCTAAAGTCGCTCAG TTGGTCACTCAAACATTTGGAGACATACTGTTTTCACCTGGCTCAGAGTGCCTGAAAGAATTTCCATCCCCAGAATCACTAAAGAAAAGGATTATTATATCGACCAAACCACCTCAGGAATATCTCGAGGCAAAAGATGCTgtgaaaagtgaaaatgatCCCAAGAGCGGAAAAACCCAAGTTGATGAGGAAGCTTGGGGTCAAGAAGTCCCGGATCTCAAAGGTGCAATTGTGGCAGATGACAAG GATGAATTGGATGACAACGATAGCAACGGTGAGGAAGATAATGATAAGTCCCCACAACATGTAGCACCTGAATATAAGCGTTTAATTGCCATTCATGCTGGGAAACCCAAAGGTGGATTGGTGGAGTGTCTCAAAGTAGATCCTGATAAAGTGCGGCGTCTTAGCTTAAGTGAGCAACAGCTTGAAAAGGCATCAGAAGTTTACGCAAAGGAAATTGTCAG ATTTACCCAGAGGAATATTCTGAGGGTGTATCCAAAGGGCATACGCGTTGACTCATCAAACTACAACCCAATGATTGGGTGGTCTCATGGGGCCCAAATGGTTGCATTTAATATGCAG GGATATGGAAGATCACTGTGGGTGATGCAAGGAATGTTTAGAGCCAATGGTGGGTGCGGCTATGTGAAAAAACCGGATTTTCTGTTGAAGACTGGTCCACATAATGAGGTCTTCGATCCTAAATATAAGTTACCAGTTAAAACAACTTTGAAG GTAAAAGTATATATGGGAGAAGGATGGTATTACGATTTCAAGCACACACACTTTGATGCATATTCGCCCCCTGATTTTTATGCAAGG GTAGGGATTGCTGGAGTTGCTGCTGATAGTGTGATGAAGAAGACAAAGACCCTAGAGGACGACTGGATTCCAGCTTGGGATGAGGAATTTGAATTCCCATTAACTGTTCCAGAACTCGCCGTGCTTCGTATTGAAGTTCACGAGTATGACATGTCAGAAAAGGATGACTTTGGAGGTCAAACGTGCCTACCGGTGTCGGAGCTAAGAAAAGGGATTCGAGCGGTCCCCTTACATAGCCGTAAGGGAGAAAAGTACAAATCCGTAAAGCTTCTAATGCACTTCGAATTTGTGTGA
- the LOC117617146 gene encoding phosphoinositide phospholipase C 2-like isoform X1, whose protein sequence is MSKQTYSVCFCFRRRFKLAISEAPPEIKALFDQYSENGAMTVDHLHRFLTEVQKEEKATKEEAQATIDHCLRELKHLNIFHRKVLNLEAFFKYLFGDLNPPLSPSIGVHHDMSAPLSHYFIYTGHNSYLTGNQLSSDCSDVPIIQALHRGVRVIELDIWPNSTKDDVDVLHGGTLTAPVQLIKCLKSIKEHAFVASEYPVVITLEDHLTPDLQAKVAQLVTQTFGDILFSPGSECLKEFPSPESLKKRIIISTKPPQEYLEAKDAVKSENDPKSGKTQVDEEAWGQEVPDLKGAIVADDKQDELDDNDSNGEEDNDKSPQHVAPEYKRLIAIHAGKPKGGLVECLKVDPDKVRRLSLSEQQLEKASEVYAKEIVRFTQRNILRVYPKGIRVDSSNYNPMIGWSHGAQMVAFNMQGYGRSLWVMQGMFRANGGCGYVKKPDFLLKTGPHNEVFDPKYKLPVKTTLKVKVYMGEGWYYDFKHTHFDAYSPPDFYARVGIAGVAADSVMKKTKTLEDDWIPAWDEEFEFPLTVPELAVLRIEVHEYDMSEKDDFGGQTCLPVSELRKGIRAVPLHSRKGEKYKSVKLLMHFEFV, encoded by the exons ATGTCCAAACAGACCTATAGTGTGTGTTTCTGCTTCCGGCGACGGTTCAAGCTCGCCATATCGGAAGCACCACCGGAGATCAAGGCCTTATTCGATCAGTACTCGGAGAATGGCGCCATGACCGTCGATCACCTCCATAGGTTCTTGACCGAAGTccagaaagaagagaaggccACCAAGGAGGAAGCTCAGGCTACCATTGACCATTGCCTCCGCGAGCTCAAGCACCTCAACATCTTCCACCGCAAGGTTCTCAATCTCGAAGCCTTCTTCAAGTACCTCTTCGGCGACCTCAACCCCCCTCTCTCGCCCTCCATTGGG GTTCATCATGATATGAGCGCGCCTCTGTCGCATTATTTCATATACACAGGGCACAATTCATATCTGACTGGGAACCAGCTGAGCAGTGACTGCAGTGATGTTCCTATCATACAAGCGCTTCATAGAGGAGTGAGGGTGATTGAGTTGGATATTTGGCCTAATTCCACAAAGGATGATGTGGATGTACTTCATGGAGG GACATTGACTGCACCAGTGCAACTTATCAAGTGTTTGAAGTCTATTAAGGAACATGCCTTTGTTGCATCTGAATACCCTGTTGTAATAACTTTAGAAGACCATCTTACCCCTGATCTTCAAGCTAAAGTCGCTCAG TTGGTCACTCAAACATTTGGAGACATACTGTTTTCACCTGGCTCAGAGTGCCTGAAAGAATTTCCATCCCCAGAATCACTAAAGAAAAGGATTATTATATCGACCAAACCACCTCAGGAATATCTCGAGGCAAAAGATGCTgtgaaaagtgaaaatgatCCCAAGAGCGGAAAAACCCAAGTTGATGAGGAAGCTTGGGGTCAAGAAGTCCCGGATCTCAAAGGTGCAATTGTGGCAGATGACAAG CAGGATGAATTGGATGACAACGATAGCAACGGTGAGGAAGATAATGATAAGTCCCCACAACATGTAGCACCTGAATATAAGCGTTTAATTGCCATTCATGCTGGGAAACCCAAAGGTGGATTGGTGGAGTGTCTCAAAGTAGATCCTGATAAAGTGCGGCGTCTTAGCTTAAGTGAGCAACAGCTTGAAAAGGCATCAGAAGTTTACGCAAAGGAAATTGTCAG ATTTACCCAGAGGAATATTCTGAGGGTGTATCCAAAGGGCATACGCGTTGACTCATCAAACTACAACCCAATGATTGGGTGGTCTCATGGGGCCCAAATGGTTGCATTTAATATGCAG GGATATGGAAGATCACTGTGGGTGATGCAAGGAATGTTTAGAGCCAATGGTGGGTGCGGCTATGTGAAAAAACCGGATTTTCTGTTGAAGACTGGTCCACATAATGAGGTCTTCGATCCTAAATATAAGTTACCAGTTAAAACAACTTTGAAG GTAAAAGTATATATGGGAGAAGGATGGTATTACGATTTCAAGCACACACACTTTGATGCATATTCGCCCCCTGATTTTTATGCAAGG GTAGGGATTGCTGGAGTTGCTGCTGATAGTGTGATGAAGAAGACAAAGACCCTAGAGGACGACTGGATTCCAGCTTGGGATGAGGAATTTGAATTCCCATTAACTGTTCCAGAACTCGCCGTGCTTCGTATTGAAGTTCACGAGTATGACATGTCAGAAAAGGATGACTTTGGAGGTCAAACGTGCCTACCGGTGTCGGAGCTAAGAAAAGGGATTCGAGCGGTCCCCTTACATAGCCGTAAGGGAGAAAAGTACAAATCCGTAAAGCTTCTAATGCACTTCGAATTTGTGTGA
- the LOC117617145 gene encoding NF-X1-type zinc finger protein NFXL2 isoform X2, which yields MSSPHSDSDTDSDQSQSGSEPVRHSDLSDSIFRSYLEFTSRSSATNTDLSKIQSFLTSSSSGALSCLICLERIRPSHPTWSCTSVCFSVFHLICIQSWARQASDLSALRASTRLPISAQKAAEVSLWNCPKCRVEYPQSQIPKTYFCFCGKLENPPSDDPWILPHSCGEVCNRPLNHSCGHHCLLLCHPGPCPSCPKLVKARCFCGSVQDVRRCGFKNFSCNNVCKKLLACRIHCCSEICHQGPCPPCPVRAVYRCQCGKREEERECCERLDFRCEEPCEKVLGCGQHKCSKGCHSEDCGPCPFQGMRTCPCGKTVHEGLSCKASVPLCGATCSKMLSCGYHRCPERCHRGQCIVTCRTVVIKSCRCGSLKKEVPCHQDLTCERKCQRQRDCGRHACKRRCCDGDCPPCSEVCGRKLRCKNHKCPSPCHRGACAPCPVMVTIACLCGETHFEPHKCHYGACPPCRVLCEEEYPCGHKCKLRCHGPRPPPNPEFTLKPKKKKSLHQSECTPGSPCPPCPEHVWRSCVGQHIGVERMMVCSDRTLFSCENLCGNPLPCGNHFCTKTCHPLKNQSLPSVQQARSEPCEKCHLPCGKEREPACSHPCPLSCHPGDCPPCKVLVKRSCHCGSMVHVFECIYYNSLSEKEQMAARSCGGPCHRKLPYCNHLCPELCHPGQCSFPEKCSKKVTVRCACQSLKKEWLCHDVQAAYRNAGSDPKDISKNQFGHALIPCNSNCKSKLKVIDSELQLRRPKTVEVKEPDTDKHGPKRKKRRERVQEVTQISTLQKIVSNVKRFLLLVTLLLVLVAVSYYGYKGLLWLNDWMNEVEEKRQGRYPRI from the exons ATGTCCTCACCCCACTCGGACTCCGACACCGACTCCGACCAGAGCCAATCCGGATCCGAACCCGTCCGCCATTCGGACCTCTCGGACTCCATTTTCCGATCATACTTGGAATTCACGAGCCGATCATCAGCCACAAACACCGACCTTTCCAAGATCCAATCTTTCCTGACCTCATCGTCCTCCGGCGCTCTTTCATGCCTCATATGCCTGGAGCGGATCCGACCCTCCCACCCGACCTGGTCTTGCACCTCCGTCTGTTTCTCCGTCTTCCACCTCATTTGCATCCAGAGTTGGGCGCGCCAGGCCTCCGATTTGTCCGCCTTGCGGGCTTCCACGCGCCTTCCCATTTCTGCTCAGAAAGCGGCCGAGGTATCCCTCTGGAACTGCCCCAAATGTAGGGTAGAGTACCCCCAATCCCAAATTCCCAAGACTTATTTCTGTTTCTGTGGAAAACTCGAGAACCCACCTAGCGATGACCCGTGGATTTTGCCCCACTCGTGCGGTGAGGTCTGCAATAGGCCTCTAAATCACAGCTGCGGCCACCATTGCTTACTTCTGTGCCACCCGGGTCCCTGCCCGTCCTGTCCAAAGCTCGTAAAAGCTCGATGCTTTTGTGGGTCTGTGCAGGACGTTCGGCGATGTGGGTTTAAGAATTTCTCATGTAACAATGTTTGTAAGAAGTTGTTGGCTTGTAGGATCCACTGCTGCTCGGAGATTTGCCATCAGGGGCCCTGCCCGCCATGCCCGGTTCGGGCAGTGTACCGGTGCCAATGTgggaagagagaggaggagagggAGTGTTGTGAAAGGCTTGATTTTAGGTGTGAGGAGCCATGTGAGAAGGTTCTTGGGTGTGGGCAACATAAGTGTAGTAAAGGCTGTCATTCGGAGGATTGTGGACCATGCCCATTTCAGGGGATGAGGACATGCCCCTGTGGGAAGACAGTACATGAAGGATTGTCTTGCAAAGCCTCTGTGCCTTTGTGTGGTGCAACTTGTAGTAAGATGCTTAGTTGTGGCTACCATAGGTGCCCGGAGAGGTGTCATCGTGGACAGTGCATTGTGACTTGCAGAACAGTTGTCATCAAGTCATGCCGGTGCGGGAGCTTGAAGAAGGAG GTTCCTTGCCATCAAGATTTGACATGCGAAAGGAAGTGCCAGAGACAAAGGGATTGTGGGCGCCATGCTTGCAAGCGTCGCTGCTGTGATGGGGACTGCCCGCCGTGCTCAgag GTTTGTGGCAGAAAGCTTCGATGTAAGAACCACAAGTGCCCATCTCCATGCCATAG AGGTGCTTGCGCTCCTTGCCCAGTGATGGTGACGATTGCATGTTTATGCGGCGAGACACACTTTGAG CCACACAAATGCCATTATGGAGCTTGCCCCCCATGTAGAGTACTTTGTGAAGAAGAATACCCATGTGGTCACAAGTGCAAGCTAAG gtGTCATGGTCCTAGACCTCCTCCGAATCCAGAATTTACATTGaaaccaaagaagaagaagtccCTTCATCAGAGTGAATGTACTCCTGGTTCTCCATGCCCTCCTTGCCCAGAACATGTTTGGAGGTCATGTGTTGGCCAGCACATTGGGGTGGAGAGAATG ATGGTCTGCTCAGATAGAACACTATTTTCCTGTGAAAACTTGTGTGGAAATCCTCTACCTTGTGGTAATCACTTTTGCACCAAAACTTGTCACCCGCTCAAGAATCAGTCTTTGCCATCAGTCCAGCAAGCAAGAAGTGAGCCTTGTGAGAAGTGTCATCTTCCTTGCGGGAAG GAGAGGGAGCCTGCATGTTCTCATCCTTGTCCCTTGTCATGCCACCCTGGAGACTGCCCCCCTTGCAAGGTGCTTGTAAAGCGATCATGTCACTGTGGTTCCATGGTCCATGTTTTTGAGTGCATATATTATAACAGCTTGTCTGAAAAGGAGCAAATGGCAGCTCGTTCATGTGGAGGGCCCTGTCATAG AAAGTTGCCTTATTGTAATCATCTGTGCCCAGAGCTTTGTCATCCTGGTCAATGCTCATTCCCTGAGAAGTGCTCTAAAAAG GTTACTGTCCGTTGTGCATGCCAGAGCTTGAAAAAGGAGTGGTTATGTCACGATGTTCAGGCAGCCTATCGGAATGCTGGTTCTGATCCCAAAGATATATCTAAGAATCAATTTGGACATGCACTTATTCCTTGCAATTCTAATTGCAAAAGCAAACTAAAGGTTATTGATTCAGAACTACAGTTGCGTAGGCCTAAAACTGTGGAG GTGAAGGAACCAGATACTGATAAGCATGGACCAAAGCGAAAGAAAAGGCGTGAACGGGTGCAAGAAGTGACGCAAATCTCGACACTGCAA AAAATTGTTTCCAACGTGAAGCGGTTTCTTCTACTTGTTACACTTCTGTTGGTTTTAGTTGCAGTATCATACTATGGCTACAAGGGTCTCCTCTGGCTCAATGATTGGATGAATGAAGTTGAAGAGAAAAGACAAGGAAGATACCCCAGAATCTAA
- the LOC117617145 gene encoding NF-X1-type zinc finger protein NFXL2 isoform X1 translates to MSSPHSDSDTDSDQSQSGSEPVRHSDLSDSIFRSYLEFTSRSSATNTDLSKIQSFLTSSSSGALSCLICLERIRPSHPTWSCTSVCFSVFHLICIQSWARQASDLSALRASTRLPISAQKAAEVSLWNCPKCRVEYPQSQIPKTYFCFCGKLENPPSDDPWILPHSCGEVCNRPLNHSCGHHCLLLCHPGPCPSCPKLVKARCFCGSVQDVRRCGFKNFSCNNVCKKLLACRIHCCSEICHQGPCPPCPVRAVYRCQCGKREEERECCERLDFRCEEPCEKVLGCGQHKCSKGCHSEDCGPCPFQGMRTCPCGKTVHEGLSCKASVPLCGATCSKMLSCGYHRCPERCHRGQCIVTCRTVVIKSCRCGSLKKEVPCHQDLTCERKCQRQRDCGRHACKRRCCDGDCPPCSEVCGRKLRCKNHKCPSPCHRGACAPCPVMVTIACLCGETHFEVPCGIEMDQKPPRCPKPCPITLLCRHGKNRKPHKCHYGACPPCRVLCEEEYPCGHKCKLRCHGPRPPPNPEFTLKPKKKKSLHQSECTPGSPCPPCPEHVWRSCVGQHIGVERMMVCSDRTLFSCENLCGNPLPCGNHFCTKTCHPLKNQSLPSVQQARSEPCEKCHLPCGKEREPACSHPCPLSCHPGDCPPCKVLVKRSCHCGSMVHVFECIYYNSLSEKEQMAARSCGGPCHRKLPYCNHLCPELCHPGQCSFPEKCSKKVTVRCACQSLKKEWLCHDVQAAYRNAGSDPKDISKNQFGHALIPCNSNCKSKLKVIDSELQLRRPKTVEVKEPDTDKHGPKRKKRRERVQEVTQISTLQKIVSNVKRFLLLVTLLLVLVAVSYYGYKGLLWLNDWMNEVEEKRQGRYPRI, encoded by the exons ATGTCCTCACCCCACTCGGACTCCGACACCGACTCCGACCAGAGCCAATCCGGATCCGAACCCGTCCGCCATTCGGACCTCTCGGACTCCATTTTCCGATCATACTTGGAATTCACGAGCCGATCATCAGCCACAAACACCGACCTTTCCAAGATCCAATCTTTCCTGACCTCATCGTCCTCCGGCGCTCTTTCATGCCTCATATGCCTGGAGCGGATCCGACCCTCCCACCCGACCTGGTCTTGCACCTCCGTCTGTTTCTCCGTCTTCCACCTCATTTGCATCCAGAGTTGGGCGCGCCAGGCCTCCGATTTGTCCGCCTTGCGGGCTTCCACGCGCCTTCCCATTTCTGCTCAGAAAGCGGCCGAGGTATCCCTCTGGAACTGCCCCAAATGTAGGGTAGAGTACCCCCAATCCCAAATTCCCAAGACTTATTTCTGTTTCTGTGGAAAACTCGAGAACCCACCTAGCGATGACCCGTGGATTTTGCCCCACTCGTGCGGTGAGGTCTGCAATAGGCCTCTAAATCACAGCTGCGGCCACCATTGCTTACTTCTGTGCCACCCGGGTCCCTGCCCGTCCTGTCCAAAGCTCGTAAAAGCTCGATGCTTTTGTGGGTCTGTGCAGGACGTTCGGCGATGTGGGTTTAAGAATTTCTCATGTAACAATGTTTGTAAGAAGTTGTTGGCTTGTAGGATCCACTGCTGCTCGGAGATTTGCCATCAGGGGCCCTGCCCGCCATGCCCGGTTCGGGCAGTGTACCGGTGCCAATGTgggaagagagaggaggagagggAGTGTTGTGAAAGGCTTGATTTTAGGTGTGAGGAGCCATGTGAGAAGGTTCTTGGGTGTGGGCAACATAAGTGTAGTAAAGGCTGTCATTCGGAGGATTGTGGACCATGCCCATTTCAGGGGATGAGGACATGCCCCTGTGGGAAGACAGTACATGAAGGATTGTCTTGCAAAGCCTCTGTGCCTTTGTGTGGTGCAACTTGTAGTAAGATGCTTAGTTGTGGCTACCATAGGTGCCCGGAGAGGTGTCATCGTGGACAGTGCATTGTGACTTGCAGAACAGTTGTCATCAAGTCATGCCGGTGCGGGAGCTTGAAGAAGGAG GTTCCTTGCCATCAAGATTTGACATGCGAAAGGAAGTGCCAGAGACAAAGGGATTGTGGGCGCCATGCTTGCAAGCGTCGCTGCTGTGATGGGGACTGCCCGCCGTGCTCAgag GTTTGTGGCAGAAAGCTTCGATGTAAGAACCACAAGTGCCCATCTCCATGCCATAG AGGTGCTTGCGCTCCTTGCCCAGTGATGGTGACGATTGCATGTTTATGCGGCGAGACACACTTTGAG GTTCCTTGTGGTATTGAGATGGATCAAAAGCCTCCCAGATGTCCTAAGCCATGTcctattactcttttatgcaGGCATGGAAAAAATCGCAAG CCACACAAATGCCATTATGGAGCTTGCCCCCCATGTAGAGTACTTTGTGAAGAAGAATACCCATGTGGTCACAAGTGCAAGCTAAG gtGTCATGGTCCTAGACCTCCTCCGAATCCAGAATTTACATTGaaaccaaagaagaagaagtccCTTCATCAGAGTGAATGTACTCCTGGTTCTCCATGCCCTCCTTGCCCAGAACATGTTTGGAGGTCATGTGTTGGCCAGCACATTGGGGTGGAGAGAATG ATGGTCTGCTCAGATAGAACACTATTTTCCTGTGAAAACTTGTGTGGAAATCCTCTACCTTGTGGTAATCACTTTTGCACCAAAACTTGTCACCCGCTCAAGAATCAGTCTTTGCCATCAGTCCAGCAAGCAAGAAGTGAGCCTTGTGAGAAGTGTCATCTTCCTTGCGGGAAG GAGAGGGAGCCTGCATGTTCTCATCCTTGTCCCTTGTCATGCCACCCTGGAGACTGCCCCCCTTGCAAGGTGCTTGTAAAGCGATCATGTCACTGTGGTTCCATGGTCCATGTTTTTGAGTGCATATATTATAACAGCTTGTCTGAAAAGGAGCAAATGGCAGCTCGTTCATGTGGAGGGCCCTGTCATAG AAAGTTGCCTTATTGTAATCATCTGTGCCCAGAGCTTTGTCATCCTGGTCAATGCTCATTCCCTGAGAAGTGCTCTAAAAAG GTTACTGTCCGTTGTGCATGCCAGAGCTTGAAAAAGGAGTGGTTATGTCACGATGTTCAGGCAGCCTATCGGAATGCTGGTTCTGATCCCAAAGATATATCTAAGAATCAATTTGGACATGCACTTATTCCTTGCAATTCTAATTGCAAAAGCAAACTAAAGGTTATTGATTCAGAACTACAGTTGCGTAGGCCTAAAACTGTGGAG GTGAAGGAACCAGATACTGATAAGCATGGACCAAAGCGAAAGAAAAGGCGTGAACGGGTGCAAGAAGTGACGCAAATCTCGACACTGCAA AAAATTGTTTCCAACGTGAAGCGGTTTCTTCTACTTGTTACACTTCTGTTGGTTTTAGTTGCAGTATCATACTATGGCTACAAGGGTCTCCTCTGGCTCAATGATTGGATGAATGAAGTTGAAGAGAAAAGACAAGGAAGATACCCCAGAATCTAA
- the LOC117617146 gene encoding phosphoinositide phospholipase C 2-like isoform X2, producing the protein MSKQTYSVCFCFRRRFKLAISEAPPEIKALFDQYSENGAMTVDHLHRFLTEVQKEEKATKEEAQATIDHCLRELKHLNIFHRKVLNLEAFFKYLFGDLNPPLSPSIGVHHDMSAPLSHYFIYTGHNSYLTGNQLSSDCSDVPIIQALHRGVRVIELDIWPNSTKDDVDVLHGGTLTAPVQLIKCLKSIKEHAFVASEYPVVITLEDHLTPDLQAKVAQLVTQTFGDILFSPGSECLKEFPSPESLKKRIIISTKPPQEYLEAKDAVKSENDPKSGKTQVDEEAWGQEVPDLKGAIVADDKQDELDDNDSNGEEDNDKSPQHVAPEYKRLIAIHAGKPKGGLVECLKVDPDKVRRLSLSEQQLEKASEVYAKEIVRFTQRNILRVYPKGIRVDSSNYNPMIGWSHGAQMVAFNMQGYGRSLWVMQGMFRANGGCGYVKKPDFLLKTGPHNEVFDPKYKLPVKTTLKVKVYMGEGWYYDFKHTHFDAYSPPDFYARVGIAGVAADSVMKKTKTLEDDWIPAWDEEFEFPLTVPELAVLRIEVHEYDMSEKDDFGGQTCLPVSELRKGIRAVPLHSRKGEKYKSVKLLMHFEFV; encoded by the exons ATGTCCAAACAGACCTATAGTGTGTGTTTCTGCTTCCGGCGACGGTTCAAGCTCGCCATATCGGAAGCACCACCGGAGATCAAGGCCTTATTCGATCAGTACTCGGAGAATGGCGCCATGACCGTCGATCACCTCCATAGGTTCTTGACCGAAGTccagaaagaagagaaggccACCAAGGAGGAAGCTCAGGCTACCATTGACCATTGCCTCCGCGAGCTCAAGCACCTCAACATCTTCCACCGCAAGGTTCTCAATCTCGAAGCCTTCTTCAAGTACCTCTTCGGCGACCTCAACCCCCCTCTCTCGCCCTCCATTGGG GTTCATCATGATATGAGCGCGCCTCTGTCGCATTATTTCATATACACAGGGCACAATTCATATCTGACTGGGAACCAGCTGAGCAGTGACTGCAGTGATGTTCCTATCATACAAGCGCTTCATAGAGGAGTGAGGGTGATTGAGTTGGATATTTGGCCTAATTCCACAAAGGATGATGTGGATGTACTTCATGGAGG GACATTGACTGCACCAGTGCAACTTATCAAGTGTTTGAAGTCTATTAAGGAACATGCCTTTGTTGCATCTGAATACCCTGTTGTAATAACTTTAGAAGACCATCTTACCCCTGATCTTCAAGCTAAAGTCGCTCAG TTGGTCACTCAAACATTTGGAGACATACTGTTTTCACCTGGCTCAGAGTGCCTGAAAGAATTTCCATCCCCAGAATCACTAAAGAAAAGGATTATTATATCGACCAAACCACCTCAGGAATATCTCGAGGCAAAAGATGCTgtgaaaagtgaaaatgatCCCAAGAGCGGAAAAACCCAAGTTGATGAGGAAGCTTGGGGTCAAGAAGTCCCGGATCTCAAAGGTGCAATTGTGGCAGATGACAAG CAGGATGAATTGGATGACAACGATAGCAACGGTGAGGAAGATAATGATAAGTCCCCACAACATGTAGCACCTGAATATAAGCGTTTAATTGCCATTCATGCTGGGAAACCCAAAGGTGGATTGGTGGAGTGTCTCAAAGTAGATCCTGATAAAGTGCGGCGTCTTAGCTTAAGTGAGCAACAGCTTGAAAAGGCATCAGAAGTTTACGCAAAGGAAATTGTCAG ATTTACCCAGAGGAATATTCTGAGGGTGTATCCAAAGGGCATACGCGTTGACTCATCAAACTACAACCCAATGATTGGGTGGTCTCATGGGGCCCAAATGGTTGCATTTAATATGCAG GGATATGGAAGATCACTGTGGGTGATGCAAGGAATGTTTAGAGCCAATGGTGGGTGCGGCTATGTGAAAAAACCGGATTTTCTGTTGAAGACTGGTCCACATAATGAGGTCTTCGATCCTAAATATAAGTTACCAGTTAAAACAACTTTGAAG GTAAAAGTATATATGGGAGAAGGATGGTATTACGATTTCAAGCACACACACTTTGATGCATATTCGCCCCCTGATTTTTATGCAAGG GTAGGGATTGCTGGAGTTGCTGCTGATAGTGTGATGAAGAAGACAAAGACCCTAGAGGACGACTGGATTCCAGCTTGGGATGAGGAATTTGAATTCCCATTAACTGTTCCAGAACTCGCCGTGCTTCGTATTGAAGTTCACGAGTATGACATGTCAGAAAAGGATGACTTTGGAGGTCAAACGTGCCTACCGGTGTCGGAGCTAAGAAAAGGGATTCGAGCGGTCCCCTTACATAGCCGTAAGGGAGAAAAGTACAA ATCCGTAAAGCTTCTAATGCACTTCGAATTTGTGTGA